The genomic DNA ACCCCTCCGCTTCCTATGGAAGCACCTCCCCTGCAAGCAGGAGAGGAGTCTGAGACAGACCTGAAGAATATTGGACGTCCGGAGAATCAAACTCCCCTCCTACTCGTAGGAATGGGGGATCCCGCGGACGCGGGATGGGGAGGTTCTGGCTCTTCGCATTTCCGGAGAAGCTCTATTCAAAACGGGGCACCCCCGCCAACGAGTCTGAACCCCTCCGCTTCCTATGGAAGCACCTCCCCTGCAAGCAGGGGAGGAGTCTGAGAGAGGGAAGCCAACGATGAGCCTTTCGTCGCAATAGACAGCCCCCTCCTCCTAAAAGGAAAACCGGAGCCTCTGAGAATTTCACCCCGTCTCTCGGGTTTGGCCCCGACCCTTCTCCCTCATGGAAGCCAGGGATATTTGGAGAAATCGGGCTTCCGCTTTTCGATGAAGGCGTTTTTGCCTTCCGAGCCCTCTTCACTGAGGTAGTAGAGGAGAGTTGCGTTGCCGGAAAGTTCTTGGATCCCCATCTGACCGTCGAGCTCGGCGTTGAAGGCCGACTTGAGACTGCGGATGGCGAGAGGACTTTTCTCCATGATCTCCCGGCCCCATTGAAAACCTTCGGCCTCGAGTTGATCGATGGGAACCACCTTGTTCACCAACCCCATCTCCATCGCCTCCTCAGCATTATACTGACGGCAGAGATACCAAATCTCCCGTGCCTTCTTTTGGCCCACGATCCGGGCGAGATAACTCGCACCGAGTCCACCGTCGAAGCTTCCCACCATGGGGCCCGTTTGACCGAAAATCGCGTTGTCAGCGGCAATGGTGAGGTCGCAGACCACATGGAGGACGTGGCCACCGCCGATGGCATAGCCCGAGACAAGAGCGATCACCACCTTGGGAATCGAACGGATTAGTTTTTGCAGATCGAGAACGTTCAGGCGTGGCACCCCACCCTCGTCGACATAACCGGCCTGACCCCGGATTTTCTGGTCTCCTCCGGAGCAAAACGCGTATTTCCCATCGGTGTGGGGGCCCGCTCCGGTTAAAAGAATGACACCGATGGTCGGATCTTCCCGGGCATCGAGAAAGGCCTCATACATTTCCTGCACCGTCTTGGGGCGAAACGCGTTGCGCCTTTCGGGGCGATTGATGGTCACCTTGGCAATACCTTCTCCCTTGTGGTAGAGGATATCTTCAAATTCGCGGGCATTCTTCCATTCCATCTCTCCGGTTTAGCAATTTTTAGTCTCGTTGCAACGCCCTGTATCGTTTTGCATCCCAAACGATGTTCACGATCTACGAACTTTCGACGGGGAAGACTATCACCAACGAGAAATTCCAAGAGAGCGACCACGACCAGGAACCTCTTTGGGTGGACCTCTTTCAGCCTACAGAAACGGAGATCGAACTCTGGAACGAGCGCTTGGGCTTGGATCTACCGACCCGACCGGAGATGGAGGAAATTGAGTCCACTAGTCGACTCTACGTCGAGGACCACGCCCTGTTCATGACCGCCACCGTCCTCTCCAACAGCGATGAACCCGGGGGGATCCGCACCACGCCGGTCACCTTCGTCCTCGGAGAGAAAATCTTGGTGACCATGCGCTTTGTCGACAACCAGCCGTTTCGCCAGTTCATTCGCAACCTAGAGCGCCGACCCGGCACACGCTCCACTCCCGCCCATACCCTCAGTGCCCTCCTCGACAGCATTGTCGATCGTCTCGCCGACATTCTCGAACGTGTCGGAACCGAATGCGACCGTCTCTCCAGCGAAATTTTCCGATCCGACACTGAAAAGCGAAAGGCCAACCAACAGAGCGAGCTTCTGAAAGAACTCCTCCGACGCACCGGCCAAAACGGAGAAACGATCGCGAAGTCCCGGGAAAGTCTGATGACCATCAACCGCATCATCGTCTACTTCCTCGAATCGATCAAAAATCTCGGCCTCGACAGCCTCGTCCCCCACGTCAAAGGGATCGGCCGCGACGTTCAATCCCTCAGCGATCACGCCAACTACCTTGATGGCAAAGTCGCCTTCCTTCTCGATGCCATTCTCGGCCTTATCAACATCGAGCAGAACCAAATCATCAAAATCTTTTCGATCGCGGCCGTGATCTTCCTCCCACCCACCGTCGTCGCCAGTATCTACGGGATGAATTTCTCGATCATGCCGGAGCTACGACAAGAATGGGGCTATCCCTTTGCCCTGAGCCTCATGGTCGTCAGCGCCATCCTCCCCTTCGTCTACTTCCGCCGAAAAGGCTGGATTTAGAACTCGGATAGAGACGCAAAATAGGATCCCGGCGGATCGGTTTTGCGGATTTCTAATAACTAGGCTGCCATTCTGGAAAAACTAGCCGACTCCCCTTCCGATGGAAGCATCCGGCCTCCACGCAAGGCTGCGGCAGACGAACTCTCCTCTGCAACAAAGAGAGGAATCTCGGAGGGGGGATCCTCTTTCAGTTTCTACGGGCTAGAATTCCCTTCGCGTACCATTTCACGTCATCACGCGAAAAGAGGGAGGCGAGAAATCCAGATGACCGCTGACCATACTCAAACTGGACGATGGCATGGTAACCGCGCCTCTTGCATTCGGAAACCATCTGAAGTTTCACATCCTTCAGGCTGGCGAGCTGCGCGCTGCAAAACAGGCCTTCGATCTCGGTCGAAATGGGCTCTCCCATTGTCCAGCCATCTGGAGTGCCCTCAAAGAAAAGCACCCCGTCCAACTCGGTCGATCTCATCGATCCCGCTCGAGAATCGTGATCATCTCATCACGGTCCGAACCAAACATGGCGGCGACTTCTGCCGTTGCGGTTGCCACAACCCGCCAGCCTTCCTCGGCGTAGGCGTTCAAGGCCTGCTCGAGCTTTTCCGGATCAAACTTTCCGGAGAACCACTTATCTTTGAGGGTGAGAACTTTGTATTCTTTCATGGGTATTTATCTATTCGTGGGAGTCCTCGTAACCTCGAGGAAACATGGACGGAACCCTAGCAATCGCTCCAAAATTGAGCAAGGCCTGAGTCTGAAAATGAACCTCCGCCCCTGCGATTGCCCCTCTCACAGTTTCTTATTGCCGCCGCGCCCGCCTCTGCCCGACGATATTCCTTTGATCACCACCGATGAGCCGCATTGAAATATTGCCCGACCACGTTGCCAACCAGATCGCCGCCGGCGAGGTGGTGGAACGTCCTGTGGCGGTGGTGAAGGAGCTTCTCGAGAACAGTCTCGACGCCGGGGCTACGCGCGTTCAGATCGAGGCCCGACGCGGGGGCAAGTCCTACATCCGGGTCACCGACAACGGGATCGGGATGACAGAAGAGGAGGCATTGCTTTCCCTGAAGCGGCATGCGACGAGTAAAATCCGGCTTGCCGATGATCTTCTGCGGATTGCCTCTTTTGGCTTTCGAGGGGAGGCCTTGCCGTCCATCGCCAGCGTCTGCGACTTTACCCTACTCACCCGCCCCAAAGACGCGGAAACCGGGACCCGTATCCAATTGAAAAACGGGGAAATCACCGACTGCCGGGAGGATGCGATCCCGGTGGGCACCAGCATCGAGGTCGCCCGGCTCTTCAACACCGTCCCAGCCCGCCGCAAGTTTCTCAAGACCGACCAGACTGAAGCGGCCCACATCGTGCAAACGGTTCGACTTTTTGCCCTGGCTCACCCGGCAGTGGGCTTCAGCTTAAAGATTGACGGGCGCGAAACGATTTCCACGCCTCCGTGCCCGGGCCTCCCCGAACGCATCGCCGAGATCTGGGGAAAAAAGATGCTCAAGGACACCCTTCCCTTCGAGAGACGATCGGGATCCATTTTTCTCTATGGCCGCCTCGGGAAACCTCCGCTGAGCCGCGCCTCCCGCCAAGACCTCGTCTGCATCGTCAACGGGCGTCCCGTCGACAGCCGCACGATCCAGTACGGGATTCTTGAAGCCTGCACGGGCTTTCTCCCGAAAGGCCGCTATCCTGTCGCCTTCTTCTGCCTTGAGATCCAACCGGAGGCCATCGACGTCAACGTTCACCCCACGAAGCGGGAGATCCGCTTCCGCGATGAACCCCAAGTGCGCCGCATCGTCGTCGAAACCGTTATGGACCTCCTCCTCGACCAAGGTGCGAAGGAGAGCTTCGCCCCACCGGAAAATCTTCCGCTTCCCGGGTCGAATTTTGAGCGCGTCCAACCAGTTCCGCCGAAGCCCGAGAACTCGCAGAGTCCCGTTCCCAGTGATCCCCGGCCTGCCCCCTCTCCCTCCATGCCTCCGACGAGCGCAGTTCCTCCACCCGCGCCTCGACCGAGCCCATCCTTTCCAGCCCCCCCACCTGGTTCGCGTTCCAATCCTCCAGCCGATACTCCGCGTCCGGCCCCGCCTCCGCGGGAGAACCGCGTTCCCTGGCAGTGGATAGGCCCCCTCGGGACCTCGACCCTTCTCTTTCGCTCCCCGCGGGGGCTCATCGTCTTTCACCCCCGTGCCGCTTCCGAGCGGGTTCTCTACGAACAATTTCTGAAGGAGACGGAAGAAGGCGAACTGCATACCCAGCCTCTTCTCATTCCCCAGACCTTCGAGTGGGAACCCCTCCCCGCCCAATGCCTGGAGGAAAATCGCGAAGCCTTCGCCGAGCACGGCTTTGAAGTCGAATCCTTCGGGAAAAACTTTTTCCGCGTCTCGATGGTGCCCGCCTGGTTTGAGCCCGGTCAAGCGGAGAGCTTTCTCAGCGACGCCGTCGCCCTGATTCGCGAAGGTGCCCTCCGCCCGGAAAAGGCTGGCCCCTTCCGCGAACGCATTGCTGAGCTAGCGGCGCGCACGGCACACCGGCGCGACCGACGTCTCTCCGAAGAGGAGGCCATGCGCCTCGTCCGCCGCCTCATGCAGACCTCGGCCCCACACACCTGCCCTGCGGGTAAGCCGACTTTCCTAGAGTATGAAGATGGCGAGTTGGAACGCCGATTCGGCCGGCCGATCTAATTGGCTCGGAGGATACCGACGCTCGACAAGCAGAGAGAGCCATCATCCAGACCAAGGCTGGCACCATTCTGGAATCATGGCTCCGAAATTTGACTCCCGTCTTCTTTTCCGAAATGATCAGCTCTCCCGTTAAAAGCCTCCTACCGACCTGAACCGGAAAATGTAAGATGCCCAAAGAAGACGTCACTTCTGATCGAAAAGCCTGCGAACGCTGCATCGAGAATAGACACCTCGAATTCGACTTCACCATGGCTTTCCAGCCCATCGTTGATTGCAAAAATCGTCAGATTTTCGGATACGAGGCCCTAGCCCGCGGGTTAAACGGAGAACCGGCCTACTCGATCATCTCTCAGCTCAATAACGACAATCGATACCTGTTCGATCAATTGTGCCGGGTCAAGGCGATCGCTCTCGCCTCAAAGCTAAAGCTCAAATCGAAACTGAGCATCAACTTTCTCCCCAAAGCCGTTTATAAGCCTGAACGGTGCATCCGCACCACCCTGCAGGCAGCCGAGGAATACGGATTCGCAACCGAGCAAATCATGTTCGAGTTTACCGAGTCCGAGAAAATTGAGGATATCGGTTTCCTCAAGAGGATCCTGGAATTCTATGAGAGTTCCGGATTTATCACGGCCATCGACGATTTTGGATCGGGCCATGCGGGACTGAACCTTTTGGCAGACTTCCAGACCAACATCGTAAAATTCGACATGGGACTGATCCGCGGCATCCATCGCCACAAACCACGGCAAGCCATCGTAAAAAACTGCCTGAACCTCTTTCACGATCTCGGAGTCACTCCTCTCGCCGAAGGCATCGAAACTCGGGAAGAGATGGCGTGGCTCCTGAATGCGGGAGTGGATTTGATGCAGGGTTACTACTTTGCCGAACCGGGATTCGAGAAACTGCCGGAAGTGAACCTCGCGGCAATATCAACCGAGTTGACTTCGAGGTAGAGGTCCCCCTCGATAACTTTTTCGCGGCTCTCGCAGCCCACATTTTCCGAATTCTGGGGCGGGTTCGTCCGAAGGACCCCATTCGACCCACTCGAGCAGAGAAAGGCGACCCTCCTACAACTGCCTGCGCACGGGCACCCAACCGCTCAGCCGGGAGAGTGAACGCTTGGTTCTCG from Puniceicoccus vermicola includes the following:
- a CDS encoding EAL domain-containing protein; the encoded protein is MPKEDVTSDRKACERCIENRHLEFDFTMAFQPIVDCKNRQIFGYEALARGLNGEPAYSIISQLNNDNRYLFDQLCRVKAIALASKLKLKSKLSINFLPKAVYKPERCIRTTLQAAEEYGFATEQIMFEFTESEKIEDIGFLKRILEFYESSGFITAIDDFGSGHAGLNLLADFQTNIVKFDMGLIRGIHRHKPRQAIVKNCLNLFHDLGVTPLAEGIETREEMAWLLNAGVDLMQGYYFAEPGFEKLPEVNLAAISTELTSR
- a CDS encoding magnesium transporter CorA family protein, whose product is MFTIYELSTGKTITNEKFQESDHDQEPLWVDLFQPTETEIELWNERLGLDLPTRPEMEEIESTSRLYVEDHALFMTATVLSNSDEPGGIRTTPVTFVLGEKILVTMRFVDNQPFRQFIRNLERRPGTRSTPAHTLSALLDSIVDRLADILERVGTECDRLSSEIFRSDTEKRKANQQSELLKELLRRTGQNGETIAKSRESLMTINRIIVYFLESIKNLGLDSLVPHVKGIGRDVQSLSDHANYLDGKVAFLLDAILGLINIEQNQIIKIFSIAAVIFLPPTVVASIYGMNFSIMPELRQEWGYPFALSLMVVSAILPFVYFRRKGWI
- a CDS encoding DUF4177 domain-containing protein — its product is MKEYKVLTLKDKWFSGKFDPEKLEQALNAYAEEGWRVVATATAEVAAMFGSDRDEMITILERDR
- the menB gene encoding 1,4-dihydroxy-2-naphthoyl-CoA synthase, which encodes MEWKNAREFEDILYHKGEGIAKVTINRPERRNAFRPKTVQEMYEAFLDAREDPTIGVILLTGAGPHTDGKYAFCSGGDQKIRGQAGYVDEGGVPRLNVLDLQKLIRSIPKVVIALVSGYAIGGGHVLHVVCDLTIAADNAIFGQTGPMVGSFDGGLGASYLARIVGQKKAREIWYLCRQYNAEEAMEMGLVNKVVPIDQLEAEGFQWGREIMEKSPLAIRSLKSAFNAELDGQMGIQELSGNATLLYYLSEEGSEGKNAFIEKRKPDFSKYPWLP
- the mutL gene encoding DNA mismatch repair endonuclease MutL is translated as MSRIEILPDHVANQIAAGEVVERPVAVVKELLENSLDAGATRVQIEARRGGKSYIRVTDNGIGMTEEEALLSLKRHATSKIRLADDLLRIASFGFRGEALPSIASVCDFTLLTRPKDAETGTRIQLKNGEITDCREDAIPVGTSIEVARLFNTVPARRKFLKTDQTEAAHIVQTVRLFALAHPAVGFSLKIDGRETISTPPCPGLPERIAEIWGKKMLKDTLPFERRSGSIFLYGRLGKPPLSRASRQDLVCIVNGRPVDSRTIQYGILEACTGFLPKGRYPVAFFCLEIQPEAIDVNVHPTKREIRFRDEPQVRRIVVETVMDLLLDQGAKESFAPPENLPLPGSNFERVQPVPPKPENSQSPVPSDPRPAPSPSMPPTSAVPPPAPRPSPSFPAPPPGSRSNPPADTPRPAPPPRENRVPWQWIGPLGTSTLLFRSPRGLIVFHPRAASERVLYEQFLKETEEGELHTQPLLIPQTFEWEPLPAQCLEENREAFAEHGFEVESFGKNFFRVSMVPAWFEPGQAESFLSDAVALIREGALRPEKAGPFRERIAELAARTAHRRDRRLSEEEAMRLVRRLMQTSAPHTCPAGKPTFLEYEDGELERRFGRPI